A genome region from Neisseria meningitidis includes the following:
- a CDS encoding N-acetylmuramoyl-L-alanine amidase, with protein MSKIIVLTAGHSNTDPGAVNGSDREADLAQDMRNIVAAILRDDYGLTVKTDGTGKGNMPLREAVKLIRGSDVAIEFHTNAAVSKAATGIEALSTVKNKRWCQVLSKAVAKKTGWKLRGEDGFKPDNAGQHSRLAYAQAGGIVFEPFFISNDTDLALFKTTKWGICRAIADAIAMELGAARV; from the coding sequence ATGAGCAAGATTATTGTGCTGACCGCAGGCCACAGCAACACCGACCCGGGTGCGGTCAACGGAAGCGACCGTGAGGCGGACTTGGCGCAGGATATGCGCAATATCGTGGCTGCTATTTTGCGCGATGACTACGGTTTGACTGTTAAAACCGACGGCACGGGCAAAGGCAATATGCCGCTGCGCGAAGCGGTCAAGCTGATTCGCGGCTCGGATGTGGCGATTGAGTTTCACACCAACGCTGCCGTCAGCAAAGCGGCGACAGGCATCGAAGCCTTGAGTACCGTTAAAAACAAACGCTGGTGTCAGGTGTTGAGCAAAGCCGTTGCCAAGAAAACCGGCTGGAAACTGCGCGGCGAAGACGGCTTTAAACCCGACAATGCGGGCCAGCATTCGCGCCTGGCTTATGCACAAGCCGGCGGCATTGTGTTTGAGCCTTTTTTCATCAGCAACGACACTGATTTGGCCTTGTTTAAGACGACTAAATGGGGCATCTGCCGCGCGATTGCGGACGCGATTGCGATGGAATTGGGGGCGGCAAGAGTATGA
- a CDS encoding YegP family protein: MYFEIYKDAKGEYRWRLKAANHEIIAQGEGYTSKQNCQHAVDLLKSTTAATPVKEV; this comes from the coding sequence ATGTATTTTGAAATCTATAAAGACGCAAAAGGCGAATACCGTTGGCGTTTGAAAGCAGCCAACCATGAAATCATCGCTCAGGGCGAAGGCTACACCAGCAAGCAAAACTGCCAGCACGCAGTCGATTTGCTGAAAAGCACTACCGCCGCTACCCCTGTAAAAGAGGTATAA
- a CDS encoding DUF1804 family protein, translating to MAHPKATRDKLRALYCNGEQSLETAAALCGVSLGTARRWRDEAKAQGDDWNKLRAAHTLAGGSIDEIARAMMTSFLVQYQATMTMLQDAEVEDLPPSKRVQLLASLADAFTKTVAANKRVLPETSQLATALELLQFLMVFVQEKHPKHLAAFVEVLEPFGAEVERKFG from the coding sequence ATGGCGCATCCGAAGGCGACCCGCGACAAGCTGCGGGCACTCTACTGCAACGGCGAGCAGAGCCTTGAGACGGCGGCGGCTTTATGCGGCGTATCGCTCGGCACCGCCCGCCGCTGGCGCGATGAGGCCAAGGCGCAGGGCGACGACTGGAACAAGCTGCGCGCGGCCCATACGCTGGCCGGCGGCAGCATAGACGAAATCGCGCGGGCGATGATGACGTCGTTTCTGGTGCAGTATCAGGCGACGATGACGATGTTGCAGGATGCGGAAGTGGAAGATTTGCCGCCGAGCAAACGGGTGCAGCTGCTGGCGAGTTTGGCCGATGCGTTTACCAAAACGGTGGCGGCGAACAAGCGGGTGTTGCCGGAAACCTCGCAACTGGCGACGGCTTTGGAGTTGTTGCAGTTTTTGATGGTATTCGTGCAAGAAAAACACCCCAAACATTTGGCTGCCTTTGTGGAAGTGCTGGAGCCGTTCGGGGCGGAGGTGGAGAGGAAGTTTGGTTAG
- the terL gene encoding phage terminase large subunit, with amino-acid sequence MKNKDFLKSLSALAANLRQVIEAEVDGFDASPTAVAERRAKVFDPVGGYEYFVNTYFPHYIRSPEKSDLHRFLFRRLPEIVESPEGENEAVGAPRGEGKSTQVTQLFTLWCIVTGRKHYCVIVMDSIDQAYPMLEAIKAELEFNPRLKTDFADVCGQGRVWQAGTIVTANDIKVQVAGSGKKLRGLRHGPYRPDLTILDDIENDEQVRNPEQRDKLNAWLTKTVLPLGGVGQKYDVIYIGTILHYDSVLNRTLNNPFWKGIKFKAMLKWPDRMDLWDRWEELYRNEGELVADAFYQTNKAEMERGAETSWAARGVLALMKIRARDGHAAFDSEYQNDPVSGEDAPFAQAMQFWAELPADLVYFGALDPSLGKAGASRDPSAIIVGGYQRSSGKLFIVEAQIKKRLPDLIIEDVIRLHAQYKCKLWFVETVQFQEFLKDELVKRSAAKGIPVPARAVKPIADKLLRIETLQPHMANGLILLHANQQTLIQQFRHFPKADHDDGPDAVHMLWSGATANSAPVEYMAVTKHGTDGGFGSGAW; translated from the coding sequence ATGAAAAATAAAGATTTCCTCAAATCCCTGTCCGCCCTCGCCGCCAATCTGCGCCAAGTCATCGAGGCCGAAGTAGACGGTTTCGATGCTTCGCCGACGGCGGTGGCCGAGCGGCGGGCGAAGGTATTTGACCCGGTAGGCGGTTACGAGTATTTCGTCAACACCTACTTCCCGCATTATATCCGTTCGCCTGAAAAATCCGACCTGCACCGCTTCTTATTCAGGCGTTTACCGGAAATCGTCGAATCCCCGGAAGGCGAGAACGAAGCGGTTGGCGCGCCGCGCGGCGAGGGTAAGTCGACGCAGGTGACGCAGTTGTTTACTTTGTGGTGCATTGTAACGGGACGCAAGCATTACTGCGTGATTGTGATGGACAGCATAGACCAGGCATACCCGATGCTTGAGGCCATCAAAGCGGAATTGGAGTTTAATCCCCGCCTGAAAACCGATTTTGCGGATGTCTGCGGCCAAGGCCGCGTGTGGCAGGCAGGTACCATCGTAACGGCCAACGACATCAAGGTGCAGGTAGCGGGCAGCGGCAAAAAGCTGCGCGGATTGCGCCACGGCCCTTACCGCCCCGACCTGACGATTTTGGACGATATTGAAAACGACGAACAAGTCCGAAATCCCGAACAGCGCGACAAGCTCAATGCGTGGCTGACGAAAACCGTGCTGCCGCTCGGTGGTGTGGGGCAAAAATACGATGTGATTTATATCGGCACGATTTTGCATTACGACAGTGTGTTGAACCGAACGCTCAATAATCCGTTTTGGAAAGGCATCAAGTTTAAAGCCATGTTGAAATGGCCCGACCGCATGGATTTGTGGGACAGATGGGAAGAGTTGTACCGCAATGAAGGTGAGTTGGTGGCCGATGCGTTCTATCAAACGAACAAAGCGGAAATGGAACGCGGGGCGGAAACTTCTTGGGCAGCGCGCGGCGTGCTGGCTTTGATGAAAATCCGCGCCCGCGACGGACACGCGGCTTTCGATTCGGAATATCAGAATGATCCGGTGAGCGGTGAAGATGCACCGTTTGCCCAAGCCATGCAGTTTTGGGCGGAACTGCCCGCCGATTTGGTGTATTTCGGCGCGCTCGACCCTTCGCTCGGCAAAGCGGGGGCCAGCCGCGACCCGAGTGCGATTATCGTGGGCGGGTATCAAAGAAGCAGCGGCAAGCTGTTTATCGTGGAAGCGCAAATTAAGAAGCGTTTGCCCGATTTGATTATTGAAGACGTTATCCGCTTGCATGCGCAATATAAGTGCAAGCTGTGGTTTGTGGAAACGGTGCAGTTTCAGGAGTTCCTGAAAGACGAGCTGGTAAAACGAAGTGCGGCAAAAGGCATTCCCGTGCCGGCGCGGGCGGTCAAACCGATTGCCGACAAGCTGCTGCGGATTGAGACTTTGCAGCCGCACATGGCCAACGGGTTGATTTTACTTCATGCCAATCAGCAAACCTTAATCCAACAGTTTCGCCATTTTCCCAAGGCAGACCATGACGACGGCCCCGATGCGGTGCATATGTTGTGGTCGGGGGCAACGGCCAACAGTGCGCCGGTGGAATATATGGCGGTGACGAAACATGGGACGGACGGCGGTTTCGGCAGCGGCGCATGGTGA
- a CDS encoding DUF935 domain-containing protein, protein MKNIFSSALSKILPGRYTPKSTPQTAEITQNTQTHEHPSKGLTPQKLHGILEAAERGDMKAQSELFADIEEKDGHIFSEMSKRKRAVIGLDWRVMPPPNSTDAERRLAEEVKGWIERLPDFEDMMFDLLDAVGHGFACVEIEWQQIGGLWLPKNFIHRPQGWFKVDGADNVRLAKQDNPDGEELWAFGWLVHKHRSRSGLLVRGGLMRTLVWPYLFKNYSVRDLAEFLEIYGLPTRLGKYAVGADETDKTTLLRAVKEIGHNAAGIIPETMNIELLNAANGSSEPFMAMIDWADKTSSKAILGGTLTSMADGKTSTNALGQVHNEVRHDLLVSDAKQLAGTITQQLILPLLRLNKGNVDETCLPRFQFDTQLPEDMAVYAESLPRLVEMGMKIPLAWAQEKLAIPLASDDEPVLALQTAESEGVKVAPLSYRRVALSRQGEILDMGQAAIDNAGLGKIALPEHIEPFLRGLGQALAEGDSYEEVQERLLRAYPHLDSAEFQTALARVIFISDLWGRLNG, encoded by the coding sequence ATGAAAAACATTTTCAGCAGTGCATTGAGCAAAATTCTGCCGGGCCGCTATACACCGAAATCTACCCCGCAAACGGCGGAAATTACCCAAAACACCCAGACTCACGAACACCCGAGCAAAGGTTTGACACCGCAGAAGCTGCACGGCATTTTGGAAGCTGCCGAGCGCGGCGATATGAAGGCGCAGTCGGAACTCTTTGCCGACATCGAGGAGAAAGACGGCCATATCTTTTCCGAGATGAGCAAGCGCAAGCGGGCGGTCATCGGGCTGGATTGGCGCGTGATGCCGCCGCCGAACAGCACCGACGCCGAACGGCGGCTGGCCGAAGAAGTCAAGGGATGGATTGAGCGTCTGCCCGATTTCGAAGACATGATGTTCGACCTTTTAGATGCGGTCGGGCACGGCTTTGCCTGTGTGGAAATCGAATGGCAGCAAATAGGCGGCCTGTGGCTGCCGAAAAACTTTATCCACCGTCCGCAAGGCTGGTTTAAGGTGGACGGTGCCGATAATGTGCGGTTGGCCAAACAGGATAATCCGGATGGGGAAGAGCTGTGGGCGTTCGGCTGGCTGGTACACAAACACCGCAGCCGTTCGGGTTTGCTGGTACGCGGCGGGCTGATGCGCACGCTGGTTTGGCCGTATCTGTTTAAGAATTATTCGGTGCGCGATTTGGCCGAGTTTCTGGAAATCTACGGCCTGCCGACGCGTTTGGGCAAATATGCGGTGGGGGCGGACGAAACCGATAAAACCACGCTGCTGCGGGCGGTAAAGGAAATCGGACACAACGCCGCGGGCATTATCCCCGAAACCATGAATATCGAATTGCTTAATGCCGCCAACGGCAGCAGCGAGCCGTTTATGGCGATGATCGACTGGGCGGATAAAACATCGTCGAAAGCGATTCTGGGCGGTACGCTTACCAGCATGGCCGACGGTAAAACCAGTACCAACGCGCTGGGTCAGGTGCATAACGAGGTGCGCCATGATTTGTTGGTGTCGGATGCCAAGCAGCTTGCCGGTACGATAACGCAGCAACTGATTCTGCCCCTGCTGCGGCTGAATAAAGGCAACGTGGATGAAACCTGCCTGCCGCGTTTCCAGTTTGATACGCAGCTACCCGAAGATATGGCGGTTTACGCCGAATCTTTGCCTAGGCTGGTAGAGATGGGCATGAAGATTCCGCTGGCGTGGGCGCAGGAAAAACTGGCGATTCCGCTGGCTTCGGACGACGAGCCGGTATTGGCTTTGCAGACGGCTGAAAGCGAAGGTGTCAAAGTTGCGCCGTTAAGTTACCGCCGCGTGGCCTTGAGCAGGCAGGGCGAAATCTTGGATATGGGGCAGGCGGCCATCGATAACGCAGGTTTGGGCAAAATCGCCCTGCCCGAGCATATTGAGCCGTTTTTGCGCGGGTTGGGTCAGGCTTTGGCCGAGGGCGACAGCTATGAAGAGGTGCAGGAGCGGCTGTTGCGTGCTTATCCGCATTTAGACAGCGCCGAATTTCAGACGGCCTTGGCGCGGGTGATTTTCATCTCCGACCTGTGGGGGCGGCTCAATGGCTGA
- a CDS encoding phage minor head protein: MADLGFAFGLEPEAAVKYFEGLGYHIPPDWDVKWNEAQTKARTIAGIHRQDIVGEFHAAMYEAAKSGKSFEAWRDEVQGRLKAHDWHLLKDGDIVDGDTGEVLGRGITKHRMETIFRTQMQSAYMAGHWQAFEEGRDDAPWLQYSAILDSRTRQSHAAAHGAVYHIDDPFWDYFYPPNGFNCRCTVRALSDSDLKRRNLLPQKAQLEDTEVVVNRKGDTRPAKAVKLPDGRRFYTDAGFQHNVGKSHLANLGQLQMQRAVELPPKLASVSIQTALKQPDLMRAVSQQAAQMVRRVDAEKVARGKTLYVGALALPVLDALAARKIYPQSAVIAISDERVLHALRDKKVKPLPVSFWEKIPELLQEPEQILLGKAGRNDDAKQFLAFVYPLSAGKGKLVVTLDYDVKTRHPLTGKKEHLTLNMVNTGMIAETDKQVDSLLYGYETIWKKP, translated from the coding sequence ATGGCTGATTTGGGTTTTGCCTTCGGTTTGGAGCCGGAAGCGGCGGTCAAATATTTTGAAGGTTTGGGCTACCATATCCCGCCCGACTGGGATGTGAAATGGAATGAGGCGCAGACCAAGGCGCGGACGATTGCAGGCATACACAGGCAGGATATTGTCGGCGAGTTTCACGCGGCAATGTATGAGGCGGCGAAATCGGGCAAATCGTTTGAGGCTTGGCGCGATGAAGTGCAAGGCCGTCTGAAAGCGCATGACTGGCATCTGCTCAAAGACGGCGATATTGTGGACGGAGACACCGGCGAAGTCCTCGGACGCGGTATTACCAAACACCGCATGGAAACGATTTTCCGCACTCAGATGCAATCGGCTTACATGGCCGGTCATTGGCAGGCGTTTGAAGAAGGTCGGGATGATGCGCCGTGGCTGCAATATTCGGCCATTTTGGACAGCCGCACCCGCCAAAGCCATGCGGCGGCGCATGGTGCGGTGTATCACATCGACGACCCGTTTTGGGATTACTTCTACCCGCCCAACGGCTTCAATTGCCGCTGTACCGTGCGGGCGCTTTCAGACAGTGATTTGAAACGGCGCAATCTGCTGCCGCAAAAAGCGCAGCTTGAAGATACGGAAGTGGTGGTCAACCGCAAGGGCGATACCCGCCCCGCCAAAGCGGTAAAGCTGCCGGACGGCCGCCGCTTTTATACCGATGCGGGCTTTCAGCACAATGTCGGTAAAAGCCATTTGGCCAACTTGGGGCAGTTGCAGATGCAGCGTGCAGTGGAACTGCCGCCGAAACTGGCGAGCGTATCGATTCAGACGGCCTTAAAACAGCCTGATTTGATGCGGGCGGTATCGCAACAGGCGGCGCAAATGGTACGGCGGGTGGATGCGGAAAAAGTAGCGCGCGGGAAAACGCTGTATGTGGGCGCATTGGCCCTGCCCGTGTTGGACGCATTGGCGGCAAGGAAAATTTACCCGCAATCCGCCGTGATTGCCATAAGCGACGAGCGGGTATTGCACGCTTTGCGCGACAAGAAGGTCAAGCCGCTGCCGGTATCGTTTTGGGAGAAGATACCCGAACTACTGCAAGAGCCGGAGCAGATTTTATTGGGCAAGGCGGGACGAAATGACGATGCCAAACAGTTTTTGGCATTTGTGTATCCGCTGTCGGCAGGCAAGGGGAAGCTGGTGGTAACGCTGGACTATGATGTGAAAACCCGACATCCGTTGACAGGTAAGAAAGAACATCTGACCTTGAATATGGTCAACACCGGCATGATTGCAGAAACGGATAAACAGGTGGATAGCTTACTGTACGGGTATGAAACAATATGGAAAAAGCCATAA
- a CDS encoding phage virion morphogenesis protein, giving the protein MIEIKINTDTLQNSLNAAARHTSHTKPLMTRLARIMRNAVLENFAAGGRPAWAPRKYPTAREGSGLLQASGRLRNSITPSSTNDTAVVGTNVEYAAIHNFGGKTSPHLIRPKKGKALKFGGRFAKQVNHPGSNIPARPFMTLQPEDEKALSDAVAEYLAQAIQGR; this is encoded by the coding sequence ATGATTGAGATAAAAATCAACACAGACACCCTGCAAAACAGCTTAAACGCTGCGGCGCGGCATACCTCCCACACCAAGCCTTTGATGACGCGGCTTGCCCGCATCATGCGCAACGCCGTACTGGAGAATTTCGCCGCCGGAGGCCGTCCCGCTTGGGCGCCGCGCAAATATCCGACTGCGCGTGAAGGTTCGGGGCTGTTGCAAGCCAGCGGCCGCCTGCGCAATTCGATTACGCCGAGCAGTACCAACGATACGGCGGTGGTCGGCACCAATGTGGAATATGCGGCTATCCATAACTTCGGTGGGAAAACCTCGCCACACTTGATTAGACCGAAAAAAGGCAAAGCGTTGAAATTCGGCGGCCGCTTTGCCAAGCAGGTTAACCACCCCGGCAGCAATATTCCCGCACGCCCGTTTATGACCCTGCAACCGGAGGACGAAAAGGCCCTATCCGATGCGGTGGCGGAATATCTGGCACAGGCCATTCAGGGGCGGTAA
- a CDS encoding phage protease, whose product MRAMDTKTLLAALSAAHVGGSDGLIKIVPKGQFAPVDGRTDTGVPHWTMSADLAQQIIAAFDAAQTDLVVDYEHATLKAAETGQQNPAAGWISKYVWDDERGLMGEVKWTQRAKDMIDSGEYRYLSPVLEYDTLGNVRGLHSVALTNSPALDGMALAALSRQNSINPKQETSMNKEALIKLLGLAADADDKAIEAALAEAQEKLGGKTLAEALAAPKEEPQGSEGDKGDAGKPEDKPQGGNADDGEVAELKAQVAALSKKVIAMEVGGTSDGLIRAALSDGRLLPHQEASARQLAAKDPEAFKALIDGSLALAALSKTQTGGKGGADGTSALTAEEAAVAAQLGISAEDYAKAK is encoded by the coding sequence ATGCGGGCTATGGACACCAAAACCCTTCTTGCCGCCTTATCCGCCGCCCATGTCGGCGGTTCGGACGGCTTAATCAAAATCGTACCCAAAGGCCAATTCGCACCGGTTGACGGCCGCACCGATACGGGTGTGCCGCACTGGACGATGTCTGCCGATTTGGCACAGCAAATCATTGCCGCCTTTGACGCCGCGCAAACCGACCTTGTGGTCGACTACGAACACGCCACGCTGAAAGCCGCCGAAACGGGGCAGCAAAACCCTGCCGCCGGCTGGATCAGCAAATATGTATGGGATGACGAGCGCGGCCTGATGGGCGAAGTGAAATGGACGCAACGCGCCAAAGACATGATAGACAGCGGCGAATACCGCTATCTGTCGCCGGTACTCGAATACGACACGCTGGGCAATGTACGCGGGCTGCACAGTGTGGCGTTGACCAATTCGCCCGCACTGGACGGCATGGCTCTGGCTGCATTGAGCCGCCAAAACTCTATCAACCCCAAACAGGAAACAAGTATGAACAAGGAAGCTTTAATCAAGCTCTTGGGCTTGGCGGCGGATGCCGACGACAAAGCCATCGAAGCGGCTTTGGCCGAAGCACAGGAAAAGCTGGGCGGTAAAACGCTTGCCGAAGCACTGGCCGCACCCAAAGAAGAACCGCAAGGTAGCGAAGGCGATAAAGGCGATGCCGGCAAACCCGAAGACAAGCCGCAAGGCGGCAATGCCGACGACGGCGAGGTAGCCGAACTCAAAGCGCAAGTGGCCGCGTTGAGCAAAAAAGTGATTGCAATGGAAGTGGGCGGTACTTCAGACGGCCTGATCCGTGCCGCGCTTTCAGACGGCCGCCTGTTGCCGCATCAAGAAGCATCGGCGCGCCAACTGGCCGCCAAAGACCCTGAAGCGTTTAAAGCCCTGATTGACGGCAGCTTGGCACTGGCCGCTTTGAGCAAAACGCAGACCGGCGGCAAAGGCGGCGCAGACGGTACGTCCGCGCTGACCGCCGAAGAAGCAGCCGTCGCCGCGCAATTGGGCATCTCTGCCGAAGATTATGCGAAGGCCAAGTAA
- a CDS encoding Mu-like prophage major head subunit gpT family protein, which yields MIITPDTLKALFTGFKKNFQDGLKMAESQYKEIATVIPSSTASNTYGWLGQWPAFREWVGDRVFQDMKAHGYAITNKHFESSVKVNRNDIEDDNVGIYAPMMTEMGRASAVHPDELVFALLKNAHATLCYDGQNFFDTDHPVYEKVDGTGQASTVSNIFAGSEAAWYLLDTTRALKPLIYQERKAKQFTAMTADTDEGVFMRNEYRYGVDGRCNVGLGFWQMAAKSQEKLDAAGFEKAYNAMVSLKGDGGRPLAIRPNVLLVPPALENAAKELVEGDRLANGAYNPNKGKAKVIVSPWLL from the coding sequence ATGATTATCACACCAGACACCTTAAAAGCCCTGTTCACCGGCTTTAAAAAGAATTTCCAAGACGGCCTGAAAATGGCGGAAAGCCAATACAAGGAAATCGCCACCGTCATTCCGTCTTCCACTGCGTCCAATACTTACGGCTGGCTCGGCCAATGGCCCGCTTTCCGCGAATGGGTGGGCGACCGCGTATTCCAAGATATGAAGGCGCACGGCTATGCCATCACCAACAAGCATTTTGAAAGCTCGGTCAAGGTCAACCGCAACGACATCGAAGACGACAACGTCGGCATTTACGCGCCGATGATGACCGAGATGGGCCGTGCTTCGGCGGTGCATCCCGACGAATTGGTGTTTGCCTTGCTGAAAAACGCACACGCCACGTTGTGTTACGACGGTCAGAACTTCTTTGATACCGACCATCCCGTGTATGAAAAAGTGGACGGCACCGGTCAAGCCAGTACCGTATCCAATATTTTCGCCGGCAGCGAAGCGGCCTGGTATCTGCTGGACACTACCCGCGCCCTGAAACCGTTGATTTACCAAGAGCGTAAAGCGAAGCAGTTTACCGCCATGACCGCCGATACCGACGAAGGCGTATTCATGCGCAACGAATACCGCTACGGCGTGGACGGCCGTTGCAACGTGGGCTTGGGCTTCTGGCAGATGGCGGCGAAATCGCAAGAGAAACTGGACGCTGCCGGTTTCGAGAAAGCCTACAACGCGATGGTGAGCCTGAAAGGCGACGGCGGCAGACCGCTGGCCATCCGCCCGAATGTGCTGCTGGTACCGCCTGCTTTGGAAAATGCGGCCAAAGAGCTGGTGGAAGGCGACCGCCTGGCCAACGGCGCGTACAACCCGAACAAAGGCAAGGCGAAAGTCATCGTATCGCCTTGGTTGCTGTAA
- a CDS encoding gp436 family protein — protein sequence MSYAAVADLVARFGEATITGLTDLSRKGAVDETVAQQALDDAAAEIDGYLMNRYTLPLPKPLRILTVYCCDIAVYRLCTGKRQLTEDIVHRYEAAVKFLQLVAAGKVGLGVTEPAGEKPAVQGNGVMFTTQEKVFGRDSVY from the coding sequence ATGAGCTACGCCGCCGTTGCCGATTTGGTGGCGCGTTTCGGCGAAGCCACCATCACCGGCCTGACCGACTTGTCCCGCAAGGGCGCGGTGGACGAAACCGTCGCACAGCAGGCTTTGGATGATGCCGCCGCCGAAATCGACGGCTATCTGATGAACCGCTATACCCTGCCTCTGCCCAAGCCGCTGCGCATCTTAACCGTGTATTGCTGCGATATTGCGGTGTACCGCCTGTGTACCGGCAAACGGCAGCTTACCGAAGACATTGTGCACCGCTATGAAGCGGCAGTGAAATTCCTGCAACTGGTGGCGGCGGGGAAAGTCGGCTTGGGCGTTACCGAACCCGCAGGCGAAAAGCCCGCCGTACAAGGCAACGGCGTGATGTTTACCACACAGGAAAAGGTGTTCGGTCGTGATAGCGTCTATTGA
- a CDS encoding DUF1834 family protein, whose translation MIASIEQAIRQRLSDGLGQMVTGVFTYGGEFDGEGLAQVVNQFPAVWVMFAGIKDTIRHDTRGSRFKAIGQFTVLVGDRASGSEADSRFGGLHRHDVGTYRLMQTCRHLLTNQSLGLQIDRLQPGAAKSLFSRQMEQDAVSVFALEFETYWFEDALQDGDWPRPAVSDGQQAKVYADVSEYQGRTEPEHPDFKGVNLELRIPPKTPDQPADMAATVETKVKP comes from the coding sequence GTGATAGCGTCTATTGAACAAGCCATCAGGCAGCGGCTTTCAGACGGCCTCGGCCAAATGGTAACGGGTGTCTTTACTTACGGCGGCGAGTTCGACGGCGAAGGTTTGGCGCAGGTGGTCAACCAGTTCCCCGCCGTGTGGGTCATGTTTGCCGGCATCAAAGACACCATCCGCCACGATACGCGCGGCAGCCGTTTTAAAGCGATTGGCCAATTCACGGTATTGGTGGGAGACCGTGCCAGCGGCAGCGAAGCAGACAGCCGTTTCGGCGGCCTGCACCGCCATGATGTCGGCACCTACCGCCTGATGCAGACCTGCCGCCACCTGCTGACCAATCAATCGCTGGGCTTACAGATAGACCGTCTGCAACCGGGGGCGGCCAAAAGCCTGTTCAGCCGCCAAATGGAGCAAGACGCCGTTAGTGTGTTTGCGCTGGAATTTGAAACGTATTGGTTTGAAGACGCGCTGCAAGACGGCGATTGGCCGCGGCCTGCGGTTTCAGACGGCCAACAGGCGAAAGTATATGCCGACGTATCCGAATACCAAGGCCGCACCGAACCCGAACATCCCGACTTTAAAGGCGTGAACCTTGAATTGCGTATCCCGCCGAAAACCCCCGACCAACCCGCCGATATGGCGGCCACCGTTGAAACCAAGGTGAAACCATGA
- a CDS encoding DUF2635 domain-containing protein, with amino-acid sequence MNETIKVRAADGLQVPLAGKPHEYITDQETVTVPDAAYYRRCIEYGDLVVVTEDTQPAKGSK; translated from the coding sequence ATGAACGAAACCATTAAAGTACGCGCCGCCGACGGCCTGCAAGTGCCGCTGGCCGGTAAACCACATGAATACATTACCGACCAAGAAACCGTTACCGTACCCGATGCCGCCTATTACCGCCGCTGTATCGAATACGGCGACCTTGTGGTCGTAACCGAAGACACCCAACCCGCGAAAGGCAGCAAATAA